The following proteins are encoded in a genomic region of Thiomonas sp. X19:
- a CDS encoding H-NS family nucleoid-associated regulatory protein: protein MTPTYAELQAQIAALTARADAARRAELASVIAEIQQKMADYGITLEDLGGKRASFRKGRTVAPKYRHPTTGQTWTGRGKHPRWLAAEIAAGQDITAFAIA from the coding sequence ATGACACCGACCTACGCCGAACTGCAAGCCCAGATTGCCGCGCTCACCGCCCGGGCCGACGCTGCCCGCCGCGCGGAACTGGCCAGCGTGATCGCCGAGATCCAGCAAAAGATGGCCGACTATGGCATCACCCTGGAAGACCTGGGCGGCAAGCGCGCCAGCTTTCGCAAGGGCCGCACGGTCGCGCCGAAGTACCGCCACCCGACGACCGGCCAGACCTGGACGGGACGAGGCAAGCATCCGCGCTGGCTGGCTGCGGAGATCGCCGCGGGCCAGGACATCACCGCGTTCGCCATCGCCTGA
- the panD gene encoding aspartate 1-decarboxylase: MAANPVHPAPVRSMLRAKLHRATLTGADLHYEGSCGIDQTLLEACDILPGEQIEIYNVTNGARLSTYAIAEPAGSKRITLNGSAARHAAVGDLLIICTYSPMDDATARAFKPRIALLDPDNQIAAMKA, from the coding sequence ATGGCTGCCAACCCTGTGCATCCCGCACCCGTGCGCAGCATGCTGCGCGCCAAACTGCACCGCGCCACCCTCACTGGTGCGGATCTGCACTATGAGGGATCCTGCGGCATCGACCAGACTTTGCTTGAGGCCTGCGACATTCTCCCCGGCGAGCAGATCGAAATCTATAACGTCACCAACGGCGCGCGTCTGAGCACCTATGCCATCGCCGAACCAGCCGGAAGCAAACGGATCACCTTGAATGGCTCGGCGGCTCGGCATGCTGCCGTCGGCGATCTGCTGATCATCTGTACCTACAGTCCGATGGACGACGCAACTGCACGCGCCTTCAAGCCGCGCATCGCCTTGCTCGATCCCGATAATCAGATTGCCGCAATGAAAGCCTGA
- a CDS encoding biotin transporter BioY encodes MNPNAAHTLAGTTTQPLSLQNRSLSVKLAAVLLGTLLLTVSSLITVPMVPVPMTLQTLAVTLVGALYGWRLGSVTIIAWLVEGALGLPVLAGGASGIAHFMGPTGGYLFAFPLAGALTGWLAGRGRNGSRPFLVFLAMLAGNTLCLLLGAVWLAGMIGPAKAITLGVLPFVFGGVLKSILGAAIVRAWSAMR; translated from the coding sequence ATGAATCCCAACGCCGCGCATACGCTTGCTGGCACGACAACGCAACCGTTGTCGCTCCAGAATCGATCGCTTTCCGTCAAGCTGGCCGCTGTCCTCTTGGGCACGCTGCTGCTCACGGTGTCTTCGCTGATCACGGTCCCGATGGTTCCCGTGCCGATGACCCTGCAGACGCTGGCGGTGACCTTGGTGGGTGCCCTCTACGGTTGGCGGCTGGGCAGCGTGACGATCATCGCCTGGTTGGTGGAAGGGGCTCTGGGCTTGCCGGTTCTCGCGGGTGGGGCCTCCGGAATCGCCCATTTCATGGGGCCAACGGGCGGCTACCTGTTCGCCTTTCCCCTGGCCGGTGCGCTCACCGGCTGGCTGGCCGGGCGGGGCCGGAATGGGTCGCGGCCCTTCCTGGTGTTTCTGGCGATGCTCGCGGGTAACACCCTATGTCTGCTGCTTGGCGCTGTTTGGCTGGCCGGCATGATCGGGCCGGCCAAGGCCATCACTTTGGGTGTCCTGCCTTTTGTGTTCGGGGGAGTCCTGAAGTCCATCCTTGGGGCTGCGATCGTCAGGGCCTGGTCGGCCATGCGGTAG
- a CDS encoding IS110 family transposase, translating to MSTMTRVGVDLAKRIIQVHAVDAIGNRITSLALPRDKFMAWCAQLPPGCVVAMEASSGAHHWARRLIALGLDARIIAAHLVEPYRVQGKSGKNDANDAAAICEAASRPHMHFVPVKSVEQQSMLCIHRLREGFKTERTACINRIRGLLAEFGLVFAQNPTELLRGLLDVIEDASNELGGLARLALQRAWGQWRELDAHLAWCDERIAAHLKASEPVRQAEKLLGVGPVTASALVATVGDFKQFKNGAQFGAWLGLVPRQRSSGGKATLGAITKRGEPYLRTLLIQGARSAVMTAHRRDDPISKWAHRLREKSGWQKAVVALANKNARIVWAVFVRGKAFDAHHVGIKSGAPGALAA from the coding sequence ATGAGCACGATGACACGAGTCGGCGTTGATTTGGCAAAGCGCATCATCCAGGTTCACGCAGTGGATGCGATTGGAAACCGCATCACCAGTCTGGCACTCCCGCGCGACAAGTTCATGGCGTGGTGCGCGCAGTTACCGCCAGGCTGCGTGGTCGCCATGGAAGCCAGTTCCGGTGCACATCACTGGGCGCGTCGACTCATCGCCCTCGGTCTGGATGCGCGCATCATCGCCGCGCATTTGGTCGAGCCCTACCGTGTGCAGGGCAAGAGCGGAAAGAACGACGCCAATGACGCTGCCGCCATCTGCGAAGCAGCCAGTCGGCCCCACATGCATTTCGTTCCCGTCAAAAGCGTCGAGCAACAAAGCATGCTGTGCATCCACCGCCTGCGTGAGGGTTTCAAGACCGAGCGCACCGCATGCATCAACCGCATTCGTGGCCTGCTGGCTGAGTTTGGTCTCGTGTTTGCGCAAAATCCCACAGAGCTGCTCCGGGGTTTACTTGATGTCATCGAGGACGCCAGCAATGAACTGGGCGGTCTGGCGCGATTGGCGCTGCAGCGGGCTTGGGGGCAGTGGCGGGAACTTGATGCCCATCTGGCCTGGTGTGACGAACGCATTGCCGCCCATCTGAAAGCAAGTGAGCCGGTGCGTCAGGCCGAGAAGCTCCTCGGCGTCGGGCCCGTGACGGCATCGGCCCTGGTGGCCACGGTGGGGGATTTCAAGCAGTTCAAGAACGGTGCCCAGTTTGGCGCGTGGCTGGGGCTGGTGCCGCGACAACGCTCCAGTGGAGGCAAGGCCACTCTGGGGGCGATCACCAAACGCGGTGAGCCCTATTTGCGCACCTTGCTGATTCAAGGGGCAAGGTCAGCCGTGATGACCGCCCACCGGCGTGATGATCCGATCTCGAAGTGGGCGCACCGGCTGCGCGAAAAATCGGGTTGGCAGAAGGCCGTGGTTGCGCTGGCCAACAAGAATGCGCGCATCGTGTGGGCGGTCTTCGTCCGGGGGAAAGCGTTCGATGCGCACCATGTCGGCATCAAGTCAGGAGCGCCTGGGGCGCTGGCCGCTTGA